From a region of the Mercurialis annua linkage group LG1-X, ddMerAnnu1.2, whole genome shotgun sequence genome:
- the LOC126656011 gene encoding sulfate transporter 1.3, which produces MSLVHSMDAEHETMDHVNSLSQPQNTIHKVVLPPKQNLLKEFNATFKETFFSDDPLRPFKDQSGSRKLILGIQAIFPILDWGRGYNLKKFRGDLIAGLTIASLCIPQDIGYAKLANLDPKYGLYSSFVPPLIYAFMGSSRDIAIGPVAVVSLLLGSLLQDEIDPKKNPDEYLRLAFTATFFAGITQAALGFLRLGFLIDFLSHAAIVGFMGGAAITIALQQLKGLLGIKDFTKKTDIVSVMHSVFGSINHGWNWQTIVIGVSFLAFLIFAKYIGKKNKKFFWVPAIAPLISVVLSTFFVYITRADKQGVQIVRHIDQGINPASLNKIYFSGPYLAKGIRIGVIAGMIALTEATAIGRTFASMKDYQLDGNKEMVALGTMNVVGSMTSCYVATGSFSRSAVNYMAGCHTAVSNIIMSCVVVLTLFFITPLFKYTPNAILAAIIISAVLGLIDFEAAILIWKIDKFDFIACMGAFFGVIFYSVEIGLLIAVAISFAKILLQVTRPRTAILGKLAGTNVYRNIQQYPGATKVPGVMIVRVDSAIYFSNSNYIRERILRWLIDEEEELKSSYQPKIQFLIVEMSPVTDIDTSGIHDLEELYKSLLKKDIQLILANPGPVVIDKLHASSFAQTIGDDKIFLTVADAVSSCSPKMATQAV; this is translated from the exons ATGTCTTTGGTGCACTCAATGGACGCAGAGCATGAAACAATGGATCATGTGAATAGTTTAAGTCAGCCTCAGAACACAATACACAAAGTTGTTCTTCCTCCTAAGCAGAACCTCTTGAAAGAGTTCAATGCGACGTTCAAAGAGACATTCTTTTCAGATGATCCTCTTCGTCCGTTCAAGGATCAGTCAGGATCTAGAAAGTTAATTCTAGGCATCCAAGCCATCTTCCCCATACTTGATTGGGGAAGAGGttataatttaaagaaattTCGAGGGGACCTTATCGCAGGACTGACAATTGCTAGTCTTTGCATTCCTCAG GATATTGGATATGCAAAACTTGCAAACTTGGATCCCAAGTATGGTTTAT ACTCCAGCTTTGTTCCGCCTTTGATATATGCTTTCATGGGAAGTTCTAGAGATATAGCTATAGGACCTGTGGCTGTGGTGTCTCTTTTGTTAGGGTCTCTGCTTCAGGATGAGATTGATCCTAAAAAGAATCCAGATGAATATCTGAGGCTAGCATTCACAGCTACCTTTTTTGCAGGAATCACCCAAGCAGCCCTCGGGTTCTTAAG ATTGGGTTTCTTGATCGACTTCCTATCGCATGCTGCTATTGTTGGTTTTATGGGTGGAGCTGCCATCACAATTGCCCTCCAACAGCTTAAAGGTCTTCTTGGAATAAAAGATTTTACGAAGAAAACTGATATTGTTTCCGTAATGCATTCAGTATTTGGTTCCATTAATCATGGA TGGAACTGGCAGACTATTGTTATTGGTGTGAGCTTTTTAGCTTTCCTCATTTTTGCCAAGTACATT GGAAAAAAGAACAAGAAATTCTTCTGGGTGCCAGCAATCGCTCCATTGATATCAGTTGTTCTGTCAACTTTTTTTGTCTACATAACTCGTGCCGACAAACAAGGGGTTCAAATT GTAAGACACATAGACCAAGGAATTAATCCTGCATCTctgaataaaatatatttcagtGGTCCATATCTTGCAAAAGGTATTCGGATTGGTGTTATTGCCGGGATGATAGCATTAACG GAAGCTACAGCAATTGGAAGGACATTTGCATCCATGAAAGACTATCAACTAGACGGAAACAAAGAAATGGTGGCGCTAGGAACAATGAATGTTGTTGGTTCAATGACTTCTTGCTATGTCGCCACAG GTTCATTTTCTCGGTCAGCCGTAAATTACATGGCTGGCTGCCATACAGCAGTCTCCAACATTATCATGTCTTGCGTTGTGGTTCTTACTTTATTTTTCATCACACCTCTATTCAAGTATACCCCAAATGCTATTCTAGCCGCCATTATTATATCGGCCGTGCTTGGCCTAATTGACTTTGAGGCAGCAATTTTGATATGGAAGAtagataaatttgattttattgctTGCATGGGAGCATTCTTCGGCGTAATTTTTTATTCAGTAGAAATCGGCCTATTGATTGCA GTTGCAATATCATTTGCCAAAATTCTGCTGCAAGTTACTAGGCCACGGACTGCAATTCTAGGAAAATTAGCTGGAACAAATGTGTATAGAAACATTCAACAATATCCAGGGGCAACTAAGGTTCCTGGTGTTATGATTGTGAGAGTTGATTCTGCAATTTACTTTTCCAACTCCAATTATATTAGAGAGAG GATTTTGAGATGGTTGATAGATGAGGAAGAAGAATTAAAATCATCCTACCAACCAAAAATACAGTTTTTAATTGTGGAGATGTCGC CTGTTACTGACATTGACACCAGTGGTATCCATGACTTGGAAGAACTATACAAGAGCCTTCTAAAGAAAGATATTCAG CTGATTCTAGCAAATCCTGGACCTGTGGTAATCGACAAGCTCCACGCCTCGAGTTTTGCTCAAACAATCGGTGACGATAAAATCTTCCTTACAGTAGCAGATGCAGTGTCATCATGTTCTCCAAAAATGGCAACACAAGCCGTTTGa
- the LOC126673192 gene encoding uncharacterized protein LOC126673192 has product MLFFCPFVQRVWFVSPLNLLAVNLPTLPFPQLWKHIMQELAILDNTHYALGLCSYICWSLWKCRNLFLFDHVAHEFCSLPPTNPTSLSVSSSDSIQVSWIAPPLGFIKINFDAATSSSHHCGFIAAVARDSSGCVVNRFHACYRHIWDPGILEFLALRESLNWAISCGWHRVIFEGDALQVSQAANSGTVSDYKTWGICQDISRLRRSFTSCSICYVSRRFNMMAHELASSTKRYGFDAPLRQPVD; this is encoded by the exons ATGTTGTTTTTCTGCCCTTTTGTGCAAAGAGTTTGGTTCGTTTCTCCTTTAAACTTGTTAGCTGTGAATCTACCAACTCTTCCTTTTCCTCAACTTTGGAAACATATTATGCAGGAACTTGCTATTTTGGATAATACACATTATGCATTGGGCTTATGTTCTTATATTTGCTGGTCTCTATGGAAATGTCGTAATCTGTTCCTATTTGATCATGTGGCTCACG AATTTTGTTCTTTGCCACCAACTAATCCTACTTCGTTATCAGTAAGCAGCTCGGATTCTATTCAGGTCAGTTGGATTGCTCCACCATTGGGATTTATTAAGATTAACTTTGATGCTGCTACTTCCTCTTCGCATCATTGCGGTTTCATTGCAGCGGTGGCTAGGGATTCTTCTGGATGTGTTGTTAATAGGTTTCATGCTTGTTACCGACATATTTGGGACCCAGGAATTTTGGAGTTCTTAGCATTACGTGAATCACTCAACTGGGCGATTTCATGTGGTTGGCACCGAGTCATCTTTGAAGGAGACGCTCTTCAGGTTTCACAGGCTGCGAATTCGGGCACTGTTTCGGATTACAAGACTTGGGGAATCTGTCAAGATATTAGTCGACTCCGTCGCTCTTTTACTTCTTGTTCAATATGCTATGTCAGCAGACGTTTCAATATGATGGCTCATGAGTTAGCTAGTTCAAcaaaaa GGTATGGGTTTGACGCACCTCTTAGACAGCCAGTAGACTGA